TGGAGCGTGTACAGCGCTGGTATTGAAGCACATGGCCTAAATCCAAAAGCTGTACAAGCCATGAGCGAAGTAGGGATAGATATCACTGGTCAGACCTCGGATATAATCGATTCTAATCTGCTGAACAATGCTGATCTAGTCGTTACGTTGTGTGGGGATGCTGCGGATAAATGTCCAATGACACCTCCAAAGGTCAAACGGGAACACTGGGGCTTTGATGATCCGGCAAAAGCGCAAGGGAACGATGAAGAGAAGTGGGCAGTGTTCCAGC
This window of the Paenibacillus sp. FSL R10-2734 genome carries:
- the arsC gene encoding arsenate reductase (thioredoxin) — its product is MNKKTIYFLCTGNSCRSQMAEGWAKQFLGEEWSVYSAGIEAHGLNPKAVQAMSEVGIDITGQTSDIIDSNLLNNADLVVTLCGDAADKCPMTPPKVKREHWGFDDPAKAQGNDEEKWAVFQRVRDQIGERIKQFAETGE